From a single Pseudomonas serboccidentalis genomic region:
- the lepA gene encoding translation elongation factor 4 encodes MSDLSHIRNFSIIAHIDHGKSTLADRFIQMCGGLAEREMEAQVLDSMDLERERGITIKAHSVTLYYKAKDGVTYQLNFIDTPGHVDFTYEVSRSLAACEGALLVVDAGQGVEAQSVANCYTAIEQGLEVMPVLNKIDLPQAEPDRVKDEIEKIIGIDATDAVTCSAKTGLGVDEVLERLVATIPAPTGNIEDPLQALIIDSWFDNYLGVVSLVRVRHGRVKKGDKILVKSTGKIHLVDSVGVFNPKHTATADLKAGEVGFIIASIKDIHGAPVGDTLTLSSTPDVEVLPGFKRIQPQVYAGLFPVSSDDFEDFREALQKLTLNDSSLQYTPESSDALGFGFRCGFLGMLHMEIIQERLEREYDLDLITTAPTVIFELVLKTGETIYVDNPSKLPDVSAIEDMREPIVRANILVPQEHLGNVITLCIEKRGVQVDMLFLGNQVQVTYDLPMNEVVLDFFDRLKSTSRGYASLDYHFDRYQSANLVKLDVLINGDKVDALALIVHRDNSHFKGRQLTEKMKELIPRQMFDVAIQAAIGGQIVARTTVKALRKNVLAKCYGGDVSRKKKLLEKQKAGKKRMKQVGNVEIPQEAFLAVLRLE; translated from the coding sequence GTGAGTGATTTGAGTCATATCCGCAATTTCTCCATCATCGCCCACATTGACCATGGCAAGTCGACGCTGGCTGACCGTTTCATCCAAATGTGCGGTGGCCTGGCCGAGCGTGAAATGGAAGCCCAGGTACTGGATTCCATGGATCTGGAGCGCGAACGCGGGATCACCATCAAGGCCCACAGCGTTACCCTCTATTACAAAGCCAAAGACGGCGTCACCTACCAACTGAACTTCATTGACACCCCGGGCCACGTTGACTTCACCTACGAAGTCAGCCGTTCCCTGGCCGCGTGTGAAGGTGCCTTGCTGGTAGTCGATGCCGGTCAGGGTGTTGAAGCCCAGTCCGTGGCCAACTGCTACACCGCAATCGAGCAGGGCCTCGAGGTCATGCCGGTGCTGAACAAGATCGACCTGCCACAGGCCGAACCGGACCGCGTCAAGGACGAGATCGAGAAGATCATCGGCATCGACGCCACCGACGCCGTCACCTGCAGTGCCAAGACTGGCCTGGGCGTCGACGAAGTGCTCGAGCGCCTGGTCGCGACCATTCCTGCGCCAACCGGCAACATCGAGGATCCGCTGCAAGCGTTGATCATCGACTCCTGGTTCGACAACTACCTGGGCGTTGTCTCCCTGGTACGCGTGCGTCATGGCCGCGTGAAGAAGGGCGACAAGATCCTGGTCAAGTCCACCGGCAAGATCCACCTGGTCGACAGCGTCGGTGTGTTCAACCCGAAACATACCGCCACCGCAGACCTGAAGGCCGGCGAAGTGGGCTTCATCATCGCCAGCATCAAGGACATTCACGGTGCACCGGTCGGTGACACCCTGACCCTGAGCTCGACCCCGGACGTTGAAGTGCTGCCTGGCTTCAAACGCATCCAGCCACAGGTTTACGCCGGTCTGTTCCCGGTCAGCTCCGACGACTTCGAGGACTTCCGCGAAGCGCTGCAGAAACTGACCCTGAACGACTCGTCGCTGCAGTACACCCCGGAAAGCTCCGACGCACTGGGCTTCGGCTTCCGTTGCGGGTTCCTCGGCATGCTGCACATGGAGATCATCCAGGAGCGCCTGGAGCGCGAATACGACCTGGACCTGATCACCACCGCGCCAACGGTGATTTTCGAACTGGTGCTGAAAACCGGTGAAACGATTTACGTCGACAACCCATCCAAGCTTCCGGATGTGTCGGCCATCGAAGACATGCGCGAGCCCATCGTGCGTGCCAACATCCTGGTTCCGCAGGAACACCTGGGCAACGTCATCACCCTGTGCATCGAGAAACGCGGTGTGCAGGTCGACATGCTGTTCCTCGGCAATCAGGTGCAGGTCACTTACGACCTGCCGATGAACGAAGTGGTCCTGGACTTCTTCGACCGCCTCAAATCCACCAGCCGCGGCTATGCTTCGCTGGATTACCATTTCGATCGTTACCAATCGGCTAATCTGGTGAAACTGGACGTGCTGATCAACGGTGACAAGGTCGACGCCCTGGCGTTGATCGTGCACCGCGACAATTCGCACTTCAAAGGTCGCCAGTTGACCGAGAAGATGAAAGAACTGATTCCTCGTCAGATGTTCGACGTGGCGATCCAGGCTGCCATTGGCGGTCAGATCGTTGCCCGGACAACCGTCAAGGCACTCAGAAAGAACGTATTGGCCAAATGCTACGGCGGTGACGTAAGCCGTAAGAAAAAACTGTTGGAAAAGCAGAAGGCCGGTAAGAAACGCATGAAGCAGGTCGGCAACGTGGAAATTCCACAAGAAGCCTTCCTTGCCGTGCTCAGGTTGGAATAG
- the lptG gene encoding LPS export ABC transporter permease LptG, whose product MVKLDRYIGSSVFVAIIAVLAIILGLATLFAFIDEMSDVSDTYTLTDVLSFVVLTAPRRLYEMLPMAALIGCLIGLGSLASSSELTVMRAAGVSIGRIVWAVMKPMLVLMLAGVLIGEYVAPATESMAQANRSLAQGSGDAQSAKHGMWHRQGEEFIHINAVQPDGLLYGVTRYHFDKERHLLSSSFAKRAEFDGNRWLLSDVTTTVFHERSTEVLNAPSEQWDVSLSPQLLNTVVMAPEALSISGLWGYIHYLADQGLSNGRYWLAFWVKVLQPLVTAALVLMAISFIFGPLRSVTLGQRVFTGVLVGFTFRIVQDLLGPSSLVFGFSPLFAVLVPAGVCALGGVWLLRRAG is encoded by the coding sequence GTGGTTAAACTCGACCGCTACATCGGCAGCAGCGTATTCGTGGCGATCATCGCCGTGCTGGCGATCATTCTGGGTCTGGCGACCCTGTTTGCCTTTATCGACGAGATGAGTGACGTCAGCGATACCTACACGCTGACAGACGTTCTGAGCTTCGTCGTCCTCACCGCGCCACGTCGCCTCTATGAAATGCTGCCGATGGCCGCGCTGATCGGCTGTCTGATCGGCCTCGGCAGTCTGGCCAGCAGCAGCGAGCTGACCGTCATGCGGGCCGCTGGCGTGTCCATCGGACGTATCGTCTGGGCGGTCATGAAACCGATGCTGGTACTGATGCTGGCCGGCGTGCTGATCGGCGAGTACGTGGCCCCGGCCACCGAAAGCATGGCCCAGGCCAATCGCTCGCTGGCACAAGGCAGCGGTGACGCGCAGAGCGCCAAGCATGGCATGTGGCACCGTCAGGGCGAGGAGTTCATCCATATCAACGCCGTGCAACCCGACGGCCTGTTGTATGGCGTGACCCGCTATCACTTCGACAAGGAACGCCACCTGCTGAGCTCCAGTTTCGCCAAGCGTGCGGAGTTCGACGGCAACCGCTGGCTGCTTTCCGACGTGACTACCACGGTGTTCCATGAACGCAGCACCGAAGTATTGAACGCGCCGAGCGAGCAGTGGGACGTGTCGCTGAGCCCGCAACTGCTCAACACGGTAGTGATGGCCCCCGAGGCGCTGTCGATTTCCGGTCTGTGGGGCTACATCCACTATCTGGCGGACCAGGGCCTGAGCAACGGCCGCTACTGGCTGGCATTTTGGGTCAAGGTGTTGCAGCCGCTGGTCACCGCCGCGCTGGTGCTGATGGCGATCTCCTTCATCTTCGGTCCTTTGCGCTCGGTGACCCTCGGTCAGCGGGTGTTCACCGGTGTGCTGGTGGGCTTCACCTTCCGCATCGTCCAGGATTTGCTCGGCCCATCGAGCCTGGTATTCGGCTTCTCGCCGCTGTTCGCGGTGCTGGTGCCGGCCGGTGTCTGTGCGCTGGGCGGGGTCTGGTTGCTGCGACGGGCCGGTTGA